The Hyphomicrobiales bacterium nucleotide sequence AGGAGGCCAAGCACGAGCCGACCGGGCTGTCCCGGTCCGAGCCCTGGTTACCGCCGATCCGGCCGCACGAGCCGACCATAGTTTAGAGCGGTTCCCGGACAGATGCAGAAAAGCGGCGTCCTGAGCGTCGACACGCACGGGCAGGGCTTTGTCGACGTGACCGGGAAGGTCCGCGGCTGGCTGCGGGAAATCGGCGCCAAGGACGGCCTGCTGACGCTGTTCATCCGTCACACCTCCGCCTCGCTGACGATCCAGGAGAACGCCGATCCCGACGTGCTCGCCGACCTTGGCGACGCGCTCGCGGCCATCGCGCCCGAAGACCGACCGTACCGCCACCGCGTCGAGGGTCCTGACGACATGCCGGCCCACATCAAGGCGATGCTGA carries:
- a CDS encoding secondary thiamine-phosphate synthase enzyme YjbQ; protein product: MQKSGVLSVDTHGQGFVDVTGKVRGWLREIGAKDGLLTLFIRHTSASLTIQENADPDVLADLGDALAAIAPEDRPYRHRVEGPDDMPAHIKAMLTCVSLSIPVAGGAPLLGTWQGIYVIEHRMRENRREIALNFMGS